In Streptomyces asoensis, a single genomic region encodes these proteins:
- a CDS encoding aspartate ammonia-lyase: MSDFEATSDAGRPASDGPRTRVESDALGEVRVPAQAYWGAHTARALDNFRVSGVPVGAHPHLVRALARVKHAAALANGEIGVLEPHKVRAIAAACRAVAEGRHHEQFCVDVVQGGAGTSTNMNANEVIANLALEHLGHARGSYEHLDPLDDVNRCQSTNDTYPTALRIAISTALGELCAELTLLAAEFAAKGAEFATVVKVGRTQLQDAVPMTLGREFGAFGVTLSEDVDRIRETLPLLAETNLGATAVGTGIAAEPGYAAAAVRHLRALTALDITPAADLVEATSDTGVFLLVSGVLKRTAVKLSKVCSDLRLLASGPNAGLAEISLPARQAGSSVMPGKVNPVIPEMVNQIAFATVGADVAVTMAADNGQLQLNAFEPLIGHLLLQHIGWLTHGCSALRTLCVAGITADRGRLARGAAGAVGAVTALAARIGHEAATEVARDASRTGADVVDVVVRRGLLDRESALRLIAAVG, translated from the coding sequence GTGAGCGACTTCGAGGCCACGTCCGACGCCGGTCGTCCGGCGTCGGACGGCCCGCGGACCCGGGTGGAGTCCGACGCGCTGGGCGAGGTACGGGTGCCCGCGCAGGCGTACTGGGGCGCGCACACCGCACGCGCCCTGGACAACTTCCGCGTCAGCGGTGTCCCCGTCGGCGCCCACCCCCACCTCGTACGGGCCCTGGCCCGGGTCAAGCACGCCGCCGCCCTGGCCAACGGCGAGATCGGGGTCCTCGAACCGCACAAGGTGCGGGCGATCGCGGCGGCCTGCCGGGCCGTCGCGGAGGGCCGCCACCACGAACAGTTCTGCGTGGACGTCGTCCAGGGCGGTGCCGGCACGAGCACCAACATGAACGCCAACGAGGTGATCGCGAACCTCGCGCTGGAACATCTGGGCCACGCGCGCGGGAGCTACGAGCACCTGGATCCGCTCGACGACGTCAACCGCTGCCAGTCCACCAACGACACCTACCCCACGGCGCTGCGCATCGCCATCAGTACCGCACTGGGTGAACTGTGCGCCGAACTGACACTGCTGGCAGCCGAGTTCGCTGCCAAGGGCGCCGAATTCGCCACCGTGGTCAAGGTCGGCCGCACCCAGTTGCAGGACGCCGTGCCGATGACGCTGGGCCGCGAGTTCGGCGCGTTCGGCGTGACCCTCTCCGAGGACGTCGACAGGATCCGCGAGACGCTGCCGCTGCTGGCCGAGACCAACCTCGGCGCGACGGCCGTCGGCACCGGCATCGCCGCCGAACCGGGCTACGCCGCCGCGGCCGTACGCCACCTGCGGGCGCTGACCGCACTCGACATCACACCGGCCGCCGACCTGGTCGAGGCCACGTCGGACACCGGCGTGTTCCTCCTGGTGTCGGGGGTGCTGAAGCGGACGGCGGTCAAGCTGTCCAAGGTGTGCAGCGATCTGCGGCTGCTCGCCAGCGGGCCGAACGCGGGCCTCGCGGAGATCTCCCTGCCGGCGCGGCAGGCCGGTTCCTCGGTCATGCCGGGCAAGGTGAACCCGGTGATCCCCGAGATGGTCAACCAGATCGCGTTCGCGACCGTCGGCGCGGACGTCGCCGTCACCATGGCCGCCGACAACGGCCAGTTGCAGCTCAACGCGTTCGAACCGCTCATCGGACATCTGCTGCTCCAGCACATCGGCTGGCTGACGCACGGCTGTTCGGCACTGCGCACCCTGTGCGTGGCGGGCATCACCGCCGACCGTGGGCGACTCGCGCGCGGGGCTGCCGGCGCGGTCGGCGCGGTGACGGCGCTCGCCGCGCGCATCGGGCACGAGGCCGCGACGGAGGTCGCCCGGGACGCCTCGCGCACCGGCGCCGACGTCGTGGACGTCGTCGTACGGCGCGGGCTGCTGGACCGCGAGAGTGCGCTGCGCCTCATCGCCGCGGTCGGCTGA
- a CDS encoding Lrp/AsnC family transcriptional regulator — protein MDAIDERIITELTRNARISHAELGQRVRLSRNAVRQRVERLERQGHIGGYTIVRPSCGPDRETVAAHVLVYREDRMRGAEVLAALKRIPEVVSCDVLSGQFDLLVSVEADSLERVQGIWEQMAQMPGVRDTVTALALSRVVSRPRR, from the coding sequence ATGGACGCCATCGACGAGCGGATCATCACCGAACTCACCCGCAACGCCAGGATCTCCCACGCCGAACTGGGCCAGCGCGTGCGGCTGTCACGCAACGCCGTGCGCCAGCGCGTCGAACGGCTGGAGCGGCAGGGGCACATCGGCGGTTACACGATCGTGCGTCCTTCGTGCGGTCCGGACCGCGAGACGGTGGCCGCGCACGTGCTGGTCTACCGGGAGGACCGGATGCGCGGGGCCGAGGTCCTGGCCGCGCTCAAGCGCATCCCCGAGGTGGTCTCCTGCGACGTCCTCAGCGGTCAGTTCGACCTGCTGGTCAGCGTCGAGGCCGACTCCCTGGAACGCGTACAGGGCATCTGGGAGCAGATGGCCCAGATGCCCGGTGTACGGGACACGGTGACGGCGCTGGCGCTGTCCCGGGTGGTCAGCCGACCGCGGCGATGA